A region from the Achromobacter seleniivolatilans genome encodes:
- the tuf gene encoding elongation factor Tu, which translates to MAKGKFERTKPHVNVGTIGHVDHGKTTLTAAITTVLSNKFGGEAKGYDQIDATPEEKARGITINTAHVEYETAARHYAHVDCPGHADYVKNMITGAAQMDGAILVVSAADGPMPQTREHILLSRQVGVPYIIVFLNKADMVDDAELLELVEMEVRELLSKYDFPGDDTPIIKGSAKLALEGDKGELGEQAIMNLADALDSYIPTPERAVDGAFLMPVEDVFSISGRGTVVTGRIERGIVKVGEEIEIVGLVPTVKTTCTGVEMFRKLLDQGQAGDNVGILLRGTKREDVQRGQVLAKPGSITPHTDFTSEVYILSKEEGGRHTPFFQGYRPQFYFRTTDVTGTIELPADKEMVLPGDNVGMTVKLLAPIAMEEGLRFAIREGGRTVGAGVVAKILK; encoded by the coding sequence ATGGCAAAAGGCAAGTTTGAACGTACCAAGCCGCACGTGAACGTGGGTACGATTGGTCACGTTGACCACGGCAAAACGACGTTGACGGCAGCTATCACGACCGTTCTGTCGAACAAGTTCGGTGGCGAAGCCAAGGGCTACGACCAGATCGATGCGACTCCTGAAGAAAAGGCTCGCGGCATCACGATCAACACCGCTCACGTCGAGTACGAAACGGCAGCGCGTCACTACGCGCACGTTGACTGCCCGGGCCACGCTGACTATGTGAAGAACATGATCACGGGCGCGGCGCAAATGGACGGCGCGATTCTGGTGGTTTCGGCCGCTGACGGCCCGATGCCGCAAACGCGTGAACACATCCTGCTGTCGCGCCAAGTTGGCGTGCCGTACATCATCGTCTTCCTGAACAAGGCTGACATGGTTGACGACGCCGAGCTGCTCGAGCTGGTGGAAATGGAAGTTCGCGAGCTTCTGTCGAAGTACGACTTCCCGGGCGACGATACCCCGATCATCAAGGGTTCGGCCAAGCTGGCGCTGGAAGGCGACAAGGGCGAACTGGGCGAACAGGCCATCATGAACCTGGCTGACGCTCTGGACTCGTACATCCCGACGCCTGAGCGTGCCGTTGACGGCGCGTTCCTGATGCCGGTTGAAGACGTGTTCTCGATCTCGGGTCGCGGCACGGTGGTTACCGGCCGTATCGAGCGCGGCATCGTCAAGGTTGGCGAAGAAATCGAAATCGTCGGTCTGGTTCCGACGGTCAAGACGACTTGCACGGGCGTTGAAATGTTCCGCAAGCTGCTCGACCAAGGTCAAGCTGGCGACAACGTGGGCATTCTGCTGCGCGGCACCAAGCGTGAAGACGTCCAGCGCGGCCAAGTTCTGGCCAAGCCGGGCTCGATCACCCCGCACACGGACTTCACGTCCGAGGTGTACATCCTGTCCAAGGAAGAAGGCGGCCGTCACACTCCGTTCTTCCAAGGCTATCGTCCCCAGTTCTACTTCCGCACGACGGACGTGACTGGCACGATCGAGCTGCCGGCCGACAAGGAAATGGTTCTGCCGGGCGACAACGTCGGTATGACGGTCAAGCTGTTGGCTCCGATCGCCATGGAAGAAGGTCTGCGTTTCGCCATTCGTGAAGGCGGTCGTACCGTCGGCGCCGGCGTCGTCGCCAAGATCCTGAAGTAA
- the secE gene encoding preprotein translocase subunit SecE: MSNTSVETVTSTADRVKLGLAVLVVIAGIVGFSVLSAQPMPARVGVFVGGLVIAAAIAWFSEPGRRTLSFASESYNEVKRVAWPTRKETTQMTGIVFAFVAIMGIFMWVLDKGIEWILYGLLLGWK, from the coding sequence ATGTCTAATACCAGCGTAGAAACCGTAACTAGTACCGCCGACCGGGTCAAGCTCGGACTGGCGGTTCTCGTCGTTATTGCTGGCATCGTCGGGTTTTCCGTGCTTAGCGCACAGCCGATGCCTGCTCGTGTCGGCGTGTTTGTCGGCGGCCTAGTCATCGCAGCCGCGATTGCATGGTTCAGCGAACCCGGCCGCCGTACCTTGAGCTTTGCCAGCGAGTCCTACAACGAAGTCAAGCGTGTCGCATGGCCTACTCGCAAAGAAACGACCCAAATGACGGGTATCGTTTTTGCGTTTGTGGCGATCATGGGCATTTTCATGTGGGTGCTCGATAAGGGCATCGAATGGATTCTTTACGGCCTGTTGTTGGGCTGGAAATAA
- the nusG gene encoding transcription termination/antitermination protein NusG, producing the protein MSKRWYVVHVYSGMEKSVHKALLERIERAALQTSFGQILVPSEEVVEVKGGQKSITERRIFPGYVLVEMDLTDETWHLVKNTNRVTGFLGGSGNRPTPISAKEVEKILSQMEEGVEKPRPKILFEVGEMVRVKEGPFADFNGNVEEVNYEKSKVRVSVTIFGRATPVELDFSQVEKT; encoded by the coding sequence ATGAGTAAGCGTTGGTATGTCGTCCATGTGTATTCCGGCATGGAAAAAAGCGTACACAAGGCCCTGCTCGAGCGCATCGAGCGCGCGGCCTTGCAGACGTCTTTTGGCCAAATTCTTGTGCCCTCCGAAGAAGTCGTCGAGGTCAAGGGTGGCCAGAAGTCGATCACCGAACGCCGCATTTTCCCCGGTTATGTCCTGGTTGAAATGGACCTGACCGACGAAACGTGGCATTTGGTCAAGAATACAAACCGCGTCACCGGCTTTTTGGGTGGCTCGGGTAATCGTCCGACCCCGATTTCCGCCAAGGAAGTCGAGAAGATCCTCTCCCAGATGGAAGAGGGTGTCGAGAAACCCCGCCCCAAGATTCTGTTCGAAGTGGGCGAGATGGTTCGGGTCAAGGAAGGTCCGTTTGCAGACTTCAACGGCAACGTCGAAGAAGTCAATTACGAAAAGAGCAAGGTGCGCGTGTCGGTCACCATTTTTGGTCGTGCCACACCCGTCGAACTCGATTTCAGCCAGGTCGAAAAGACCTGA
- the rplK gene encoding 50S ribosomal protein L11, whose protein sequence is MAKKIVGFIKLQVPAGKANPSPPIGPALGQRGLNIMEFCKAFNAKTQGMEPGLPIPVVITAFADKSFTFIMKTPPATVLIKKAAGVQKGSPKPHTDKVGTLTRAQAEEIAKAKGPDLTAADLDAAVRTIAGSARSMGITVEGI, encoded by the coding sequence ATGGCGAAAAAGATCGTCGGCTTTATCAAGCTGCAAGTACCGGCTGGTAAGGCTAACCCCTCCCCCCCGATTGGCCCGGCACTGGGTCAACGCGGCCTGAACATCATGGAATTCTGCAAGGCGTTCAACGCCAAGACCCAAGGCATGGAGCCTGGTCTGCCGATTCCGGTGGTGATCACCGCCTTCGCGGACAAGAGCTTCACCTTCATCATGAAGACCCCGCCCGCGACGGTCCTCATCAAGAAGGCTGCCGGCGTGCAAAAGGGTTCGCCCAAGCCGCATACCGACAAGGTCGGTACGCTGACCCGCGCCCAGGCTGAAGAAATCGCCAAGGCTAAGGGCCCCGATCTGACCGCCGCTGATCTGGACGCCGCTGTGCGTACGATCGCTGGCAGCGCCCGCAGCATGGGCATCACGGTTGAGGGGATCTAA
- the rplA gene encoding 50S ribosomal protein L1 — MAKLSKRAASIAQKIDRTKLYPVAEALTLVKETAVAKFNESIDVAVQLGIDPKKSDQLVRGSVVLPAGTGKSVRVAVFAQGEKAEAAKAAGADIVGLDDLADAIKAGQMDFDVVIASPDTMRVVGALGQILGPRGLMPNPKVGTVTPDVATAVKNAKAGQVQYRTDKAGIIHATIGRASFGVEQLQTNLAALVDALQKARPAAAKGIYLRKLAVSSTMGGGARVELASLSASN; from the coding sequence ATGGCAAAACTGTCCAAGCGCGCCGCAAGCATTGCGCAAAAGATCGACCGCACCAAGCTGTACCCGGTCGCTGAAGCCCTGACCCTGGTCAAGGAAACCGCCGTCGCCAAGTTCAATGAATCCATTGACGTGGCTGTGCAGCTCGGCATCGACCCGAAGAAGTCGGACCAACTGGTTCGCGGTTCGGTCGTTCTGCCCGCTGGCACCGGCAAGTCGGTTCGCGTTGCCGTGTTCGCCCAAGGCGAAAAGGCTGAAGCCGCCAAGGCCGCTGGCGCCGACATCGTCGGTCTGGACGACCTGGCTGACGCAATCAAGGCCGGTCAAATGGACTTTGACGTCGTCATCGCCTCGCCCGACACGATGCGTGTCGTGGGTGCCCTGGGCCAGATCCTGGGTCCCCGTGGCTTGATGCCGAACCCGAAGGTCGGCACCGTGACGCCTGACGTCGCGACCGCTGTCAAGAACGCCAAGGCCGGTCAGGTTCAGTACCGTACCGACAAGGCTGGCATCATCCACGCAACGATCGGCCGCGCGTCGTTCGGCGTGGAACAGCTGCAAACCAACCTGGCCGCTCTGGTCGACGCCCTGCAAAAGGCTCGTCCCGCAGCTGCCAAGGGCATTTACCTGCGTAAGCTCGCCGTTTCGTCCACGATGGGCGGCGGTGCGCGCGTGGAACTTGCCTCGCTGTCGGCTTCTAACTAA
- the rplJ gene encoding 50S ribosomal protein L10 gives MSLNRQEKAVVIEEVSAEVAKAQSIVIAEYRGLDVASVTVLRKTARESGVYLRVLKNSLARRAVAGTAFEPLAEQLTGPLIYGISADPVSAAKVLAGFAKSNDKLVIKAGALPNNLLNQEGVKALATMPSREELLSKLLGTMQAPIAQFVRTLNEVPTKFARGLAAVRDQKAAA, from the coding sequence GTGAGTCTCAATCGTCAAGAGAAAGCGGTGGTAATCGAGGAAGTCTCGGCAGAAGTTGCCAAGGCACAATCGATTGTTATCGCTGAGTACCGTGGTCTGGACGTCGCCTCTGTCACCGTACTGCGCAAAACTGCGCGTGAATCGGGCGTGTATCTGCGTGTTCTGAAGAACTCGCTGGCCCGTCGTGCTGTTGCCGGCACGGCTTTCGAGCCGTTGGCTGAGCAACTGACCGGTCCGCTGATCTATGGTATCAGCGCTGATCCGGTTTCGGCGGCCAAGGTCCTCGCAGGTTTCGCGAAAAGCAACGACAAGCTGGTCATCAAGGCGGGCGCATTGCCCAACAACTTGCTGAACCAAGAAGGTGTGAAGGCTCTGGCCACCATGCCCTCCCGCGAAGAGTTGCTGTCGAAACTGCTGGGCACCATGCAAGCCCCGATCGCGCAATTCGTGCGTACGCTCAACGAAGTTCCGACCAAGTTTGCCCGTGGCCTCGCGGCCGTGCGCGACCAAAAGGCAGCGGCCTAA
- the rplL gene encoding 50S ribosomal protein L7/L12, producing MALNKAEILDAIAGMTVLELSELIKEMEEKFGVSAAAAAVAVAAPSAGPAAAAEEQTEFNVVLLEAGANKVSVIKAVRELTGLGLKEAKDLVDGAPKPVKEAVAKADAEAAKKKLEEAGAKVEVK from the coding sequence ATGGCACTTAACAAAGCTGAAATCCTTGACGCCATCGCTGGCATGACCGTGCTCGAGTTGTCCGAGCTGATCAAGGAAATGGAAGAGAAGTTCGGCGTGTCGGCTGCTGCCGCTGCTGTTGCTGTTGCTGCTCCTTCGGCCGGCCCCGCTGCCGCTGCTGAAGAGCAAACCGAGTTCAACGTCGTCCTGCTGGAAGCCGGCGCGAACAAGGTTAGCGTCATCAAGGCCGTGCGCGAGCTGACCGGTCTGGGTCTGAAGGAAGCCAAGGACCTGGTTGACGGCGCTCCGAAGCCCGTCAAGGAAGCTGTGGCCAAGGCTGACGCCGAAGCCGCCAAGAAGAAGCTGGAAGAAGCTGGCGCCAAGGTCGAAGTCAAGTAA
- the rpoB gene encoding DNA-directed RNA polymerase subunit beta, whose translation MPYSYTEKKRIRKSFAKREDVQNVPFLLATQLQSYLTFLQADTAPSDRLADGLQAAFSSIFPIVSHNGMARLEFVSYVLGEPVFDVKECQQRGLTYASPLRAKVRLVLLDREVSKPTVKEVKEQEVYMGEIPLMTGTGSFVINGTERVIVSQLHRSPGVFFEHDRGKTHSSGKLLFSARVIPYRGSWLDFEFDPKDVLFFRVDRRRKMPVTILCKAIGMTPESILANFFDFDNFELKSEGAMMEFVPERWKGEMARFDISDRDGKVIVEKDKRINAKHLRDLAAAGIQRISVPEDFLFGRVLAKNIVDEDTGEVIANANDEITESVLGALRDSNVYDIQALYTNDLDRGPYISQTLRTDETADQMAARVAIYRMMRPGEPPTEEAVEALFQRLFYSEETYDLSRVGRMKVNSRLGRGEDITGPMTLTNEDILETIKVLVELRNGRGQIDDIDHLGNRRVRCVGELAENQFRAGLVRVERAVKERLGQAETENLMPHDLINSKPISAAIKEFFGSSQLSQFMDQTNPLSEITHKRRVSALGPGGLTRERAGFEVRDVHPTHYGRVCPIETPEGPNIGLINSMALYARLNEYGFLETPYRKIIDGRVSEQIDYLSAIEESHYVIAQANAALDEQGSFVDDLVACREAGETMLTSPANVHYMDVAPSQIVSVAASLIPFLEHDDANRALMGANMQRQAVPCLRPEKPVVGTGIERTVAVDSGTTVQALRGGLVDHVDAERVVIRVNDEENVAGEVGVDIYNLIKYTRSNQNTNINQRPIVKRGDKVAKGDVLADGASTDLGELALGQNMLIAFMPWNGYNFEDSILISEKVVADDRYTSVHIEELTVVARDTKLGPEEITRDISNLAETQLNRLDDSGITYIGAEVSADDVLVGKVTPKGETQLTPEEKLLRAIFGEKASDVKDTSLRVPSGMTGTVIDVQVFTREGIVRDKRAQSIIDDELRRYRQDLNDQLRIVENDQFDRIEKMLVNKTVNGGPRKLAKGATITKAYLADLDRWQWFDIRLADEPHAVVLEQAKESLEQKRHQFDLAFEEKRKKLTQGDELPPGVLKMIKVYLAVKRRLQPGDKMAGRHGNKGVVSRITPVEDMPHMADGTPADIVLNPLGVPSRMNVGQVLEVHLGWAAKGVGHRIADLLRDERTAQVKNVRAYLDKVYNTTGSGARIDELTDEEVMEMAQNLKNGVPFATPVFDGATEEEITTMLELAYPDDVAERMALTPSRTQAWLYDGRTGEKFERPVTVGYMHYLKLHHLVDDKMHARSTGPYSLVTQQPLGGKAQFGGQRFGEMEVWALEAYGAAYTLQEMLTVKSDDINGRTKVYENIVKGDHVIDAGMPESFNVLVKEIRSLALDMDLERN comes from the coding sequence ATGCCTTACTCGTACACCGAAAAAAAGCGCATCCGCAAAAGCTTCGCCAAGCGTGAAGACGTTCAAAACGTTCCTTTCCTTTTGGCGACACAGCTTCAATCCTACCTAACTTTCCTGCAGGCGGATACCGCCCCGTCCGATCGCCTAGCCGACGGTTTGCAGGCGGCGTTCTCGTCGATTTTCCCGATCGTTAGTCACAACGGTATGGCGCGCTTGGAGTTCGTGAGCTACGTGCTCGGCGAACCGGTGTTCGATGTCAAGGAATGTCAGCAACGTGGTTTGACCTATGCCTCGCCCCTGCGAGCCAAGGTCCGCCTGGTGCTGCTTGACCGCGAAGTCAGCAAGCCGACCGTGAAAGAAGTGAAGGAACAGGAAGTCTACATGGGCGAAATTCCGCTCATGACAGGCACGGGTTCCTTTGTTATCAATGGCACCGAGCGTGTCATCGTGTCGCAGCTGCACCGTTCGCCTGGCGTGTTCTTCGAACACGACCGCGGCAAAACGCACAGCTCCGGCAAGCTCCTGTTCTCGGCCCGCGTGATTCCTTACCGTGGCTCGTGGCTGGACTTCGAATTCGATCCGAAGGACGTCCTGTTCTTCCGTGTCGACCGTCGTCGCAAGATGCCTGTCACGATTTTGTGCAAGGCCATCGGCATGACGCCGGAATCCATCTTGGCCAACTTCTTCGACTTCGATAATTTCGAACTCAAGAGCGAAGGCGCAATGATGGAATTCGTGCCCGAGCGTTGGAAGGGCGAAATGGCCCGCTTCGACATCTCGGATCGCGATGGCAAGGTCATCGTCGAAAAAGACAAGCGCATCAATGCCAAGCATTTGCGCGATCTGGCTGCCGCTGGCATCCAGCGTATCTCCGTGCCCGAAGACTTCTTGTTCGGCCGTGTGCTGGCCAAGAACATCGTTGACGAAGATACGGGCGAAGTTATCGCCAACGCCAACGACGAAATCACGGAAAGCGTGTTGGGCGCTCTGCGCGACTCGAACGTCTACGACATTCAGGCGCTCTACACGAACGACCTGGACCGTGGTCCGTACATCTCGCAAACCCTGCGCACCGATGAAACCGCCGACCAGATGGCCGCGCGCGTTGCCATCTATCGCATGATGCGTCCTGGCGAGCCCCCCACCGAAGAAGCGGTGGAAGCGCTGTTCCAGCGTCTGTTCTACAGCGAAGAGACGTACGACTTGTCGCGCGTCGGCCGCATGAAGGTCAACAGCCGTCTGGGCCGTGGTGAAGACATCACCGGCCCGATGACGCTGACCAACGAAGACATCCTTGAAACCATCAAGGTGCTCGTTGAGCTGCGTAACGGCCGTGGCCAGATCGATGACATCGATCACTTGGGCAATCGTCGCGTACGTTGCGTGGGCGAACTGGCTGAAAACCAGTTCCGCGCCGGCTTGGTGCGCGTTGAGCGCGCCGTCAAGGAACGTCTGGGCCAGGCCGAGACGGAAAACCTGATGCCGCACGACCTGATCAACTCCAAGCCGATTTCGGCAGCTATCAAGGAGTTCTTCGGTTCGAGCCAGCTGTCGCAGTTTATGGACCAGACCAACCCGCTGTCGGAAATCACGCACAAGCGTCGTGTTTCCGCACTGGGACCTGGCGGTCTGACTCGCGAGCGCGCCGGCTTTGAAGTCCGTGACGTGCACCCGACCCACTATGGCCGCGTCTGCCCGATCGAAACGCCGGAAGGCCCGAACATCGGTCTGATCAACTCCATGGCGCTGTACGCTCGTTTGAACGAGTACGGCTTCCTGGAAACGCCTTACCGCAAGATTATCGATGGCCGCGTGAGCGAGCAGATCGATTACCTGTCGGCCATCGAAGAAAGCCACTACGTCATTGCACAGGCTAACGCCGCGCTGGACGAGCAAGGCAGCTTCGTTGACGATCTGGTTGCTTGCCGTGAAGCAGGCGAAACGATGCTGACGTCGCCGGCCAACGTGCATTACATGGACGTTGCCCCGTCGCAGATCGTGTCGGTCGCTGCCTCGCTGATTCCGTTCCTTGAGCACGATGACGCGAACCGCGCACTGATGGGCGCCAACATGCAACGTCAGGCTGTGCCTTGCCTGCGTCCGGAAAAGCCGGTCGTGGGTACGGGTATCGAGCGCACCGTGGCTGTTGACTCGGGTACCACCGTGCAAGCACTGCGTGGCGGTCTGGTCGATCACGTTGACGCCGAGCGCGTCGTGATTCGCGTGAACGACGAAGAAAACGTCGCCGGTGAAGTTGGCGTCGATATCTACAACCTGATCAAGTACACGCGTTCGAACCAGAACACGAACATCAACCAGCGTCCTATCGTCAAGCGTGGCGACAAGGTTGCCAAGGGTGACGTGCTGGCCGACGGCGCATCGACCGACCTGGGTGAACTCGCCCTGGGTCAGAACATGCTGATCGCGTTCATGCCGTGGAACGGCTACAACTTCGAAGACTCGATCTTGATCTCCGAAAAGGTTGTGGCTGACGATCGCTACACCTCGGTTCACATCGAAGAACTGACGGTTGTTGCTCGTGACACGAAGCTCGGTCCGGAAGAAATCACCCGCGACATCAGCAACCTGGCTGAGACGCAGTTGAACCGTCTGGACGATTCCGGCATCACCTACATCGGCGCCGAAGTCAGCGCTGACGACGTGCTGGTTGGTAAGGTCACGCCGAAGGGCGAGACCCAGCTGACTCCGGAAGAAAAGCTGCTGCGCGCCATCTTCGGTGAAAAGGCTTCGGACGTTAAGGACACCTCGCTGCGCGTGCCTTCGGGCATGACCGGCACCGTCATCGACGTGCAAGTGTTCACCCGTGAAGGCATCGTGCGCGACAAGCGCGCTCAGTCCATCATTGATGATGAACTGCGCCGCTATCGCCAAGACCTGAACGACCAATTGCGCATCGTTGAAAACGACCAGTTCGACCGTATCGAAAAGATGCTGGTCAACAAAACCGTTAACGGCGGCCCGCGCAAGCTGGCCAAGGGCGCCACGATCACCAAGGCTTACCTGGCTGATCTGGACCGTTGGCAGTGGTTCGACATCCGTCTGGCCGATGAGCCGCACGCTGTCGTCCTGGAACAAGCCAAGGAATCGCTCGAGCAGAAGCGTCACCAGTTTGATCTGGCCTTCGAAGAGAAGCGCAAGAAGCTGACGCAAGGCGACGAGCTGCCCCCGGGCGTGCTGAAGATGATCAAGGTCTACCTGGCCGTGAAGCGTCGTCTGCAACCTGGTGACAAGATGGCAGGCCGTCACGGTAACAAGGGTGTGGTTTCGCGTATCACCCCGGTGGAAGACATGCCGCACATGGCTGACGGCACGCCGGCCGACATCGTTCTGAACCCGCTGGGCGTGCCCTCGCGGATGAACGTCGGTCAGGTGCTGGAAGTTCACTTGGGCTGGGCTGCCAAGGGTGTGGGCCACCGCATTGCCGATCTGCTGCGCGACGAGCGCACTGCGCAGGTCAAGAACGTCCGTGCTTACCTGGACAAGGTCTACAACACGACCGGCTCCGGCGCCCGCATTGACGAGCTGACCGACGAAGAAGTCATGGAAATGGCCCAGAACCTCAAGAACGGCGTGCCGTTCGCGACGCCCGTCTTCGACGGCGCGACCGAAGAGGAAATCACCACGATGCTGGAGCTGGCCTATCCGGACGACGTCGCCGAGCGCATGGCGTTGACGCCTTCGCGTACGCAAGCGTGGCTGTACGACGGCCGTACGGGCGAGAAGTTCGAGCGCCCCGTGACTGTCGGCTACATGCACTATCTGAAGCTGCATCACTTGGTCGACGACAAGATGCACGCGCGTTCCACCGGCCCGTACTCGCTGGTTACTCAGCAGCCGCTGGGTGGTAAGGCGCAGTTCGGCGGTCAGCGTTTCGGGGAAATGGAAGTGTGGGCGCTGGAAGCATACGGCGCCGCCTACACCCTGCAAGAAATGCTGACGGTGAAGTCGGACGACATCAATGGTCGTACCAAGGTTTACGAAAACATCGTCAAGGGCGACCACGTCATCGACGCCGGCATGCCGGAATCGTTCAACGTGCTGGTTAAGGAAATCCGCTCGTTGGCCCTGGACATGGATTTGGAGCGTAACTAA